One Parageobacillus sp. KH3-4 genomic region harbors:
- a CDS encoding DUF5668 domain-containing protein produces MKKQTTFSGIILVGLGVYFLANQLHLPPLRFFQDWPALLIVFGTALIAQAYSAREYQHIFPGIVLFGFGLHFLLASWFKRWPNHVGVFFLIIAIAFFFSSRKTKNGLGQSIFFLALAFILLFSERFSHLFHIVETSISSVWKFWPFGLIIVGIYILLIKRK; encoded by the coding sequence ATGAAGAAACAAACGACGTTTTCTGGCATTATTCTTGTTGGACTTGGCGTTTATTTTTTAGCAAACCAACTTCATCTCCCACCGCTGCGTTTCTTTCAAGATTGGCCTGCGTTGCTTATCGTTTTTGGCACCGCGTTGATCGCACAGGCATACTCGGCACGCGAATACCAGCACATTTTCCCTGGGATCGTGTTGTTTGGATTTGGTCTCCATTTTTTACTTGCAAGCTGGTTCAAACGCTGGCCAAACCATGTTGGCGTGTTTTTTCTCATCATTGCCATCGCGTTTTTCTTTAGCTCTCGGAAAACAAAAAATGGGCTCGGCCAAAGCATATTTTTTCTAGCATTAGCCTTTATCCTGCTGTTTTCTGAACGGTTTTCACATTTGTTTCACATCGTAGAAACGAGCATTTCATCCGTTTGGAAATTTTGGCCGTTTGGACTAATCATTGTTGGTATATACATATTATTGATAAAACGAAAATAA
- the hemA gene encoding glutamyl-tRNA reductase yields the protein MHIVVVGVNYKTTPVEIREKLAFSESELVDAMKQLQQQKSVLENVIVSTCNRTEVYAVVDQLHTGRYYIKSFLANWFHMDADALTPYLNILENEAAVEHLFRVASGLDSMILGETQILGQVKSSYLLAQKEGTIGTIFNQLFKQAVTFAKRAHSETEIGANAVSVSYAAVELAKKIFGDLSSKHVLIIGAGKMGELAVQNLYGSGVKTVTVVNRTLGKAEKLAKKFSGTARSLCELSCALLEADIVISSTGAKDYIITKEMMVHVEKMRKGRPLFMVDIAVPRDLDPALAELESVFLYDIDDLEGIVQANLEERKKAAAQIERMIETELAAFQQWLHTLGVVPVIAALREKALAIQAETMQSIERKLPHLSERDRKVLNKHTKSIINQLLRDPILRAKELAAEPNAEEALQLFMKIFNIEDAVKAQKQAKTTDGQRVAMPSLQS from the coding sequence GTGCATATTGTTGTTGTTGGCGTAAACTACAAAACGACCCCTGTTGAAATCCGTGAAAAACTTGCGTTTAGTGAGTCGGAATTGGTCGATGCGATGAAACAATTGCAGCAGCAAAAAAGCGTTTTGGAAAATGTGATTGTTTCTACGTGCAATCGTACCGAAGTTTACGCGGTCGTTGATCAGCTGCATACCGGTCGTTATTATATAAAATCATTTTTAGCGAATTGGTTTCACATGGATGCCGATGCGCTTACGCCGTATTTAAACATATTGGAAAACGAAGCGGCGGTGGAACATTTATTCCGTGTTGCTTCCGGTTTGGATTCCATGATTTTAGGGGAAACGCAAATTTTAGGGCAAGTCAAATCAAGCTATCTTCTTGCCCAAAAAGAGGGAACAATTGGCACGATATTTAATCAGCTATTTAAGCAGGCAGTCACATTCGCAAAGCGCGCCCATTCCGAAACAGAAATCGGTGCGAACGCGGTGTCGGTAAGCTACGCGGCGGTCGAGCTTGCCAAAAAGATTTTTGGCGATTTATCTTCGAAACACGTTTTAATTATCGGCGCTGGGAAAATGGGAGAATTAGCCGTGCAAAATTTATATGGCAGTGGCGTAAAAACAGTAACGGTCGTCAACCGAACACTCGGAAAAGCAGAGAAGCTGGCGAAAAAGTTTTCTGGAACGGCAAGATCGCTTTGCGAACTGTCTTGTGCGCTTTTAGAAGCGGACATTGTCATTAGCTCTACTGGGGCAAAAGATTATATTATCACGAAGGAAATGATGGTTCATGTCGAGAAAATGCGGAAAGGGCGTCCGCTATTTATGGTTGATATCGCTGTCCCGCGCGATTTAGATCCGGCGCTTGCCGAGCTAGAAAGCGTCTTTTTATATGATATTGACGATTTGGAAGGAATCGTGCAAGCGAATTTAGAAGAACGCAAAAAAGCAGCAGCGCAAATCGAGCGCATGATCGAAACAGAACTTGCCGCCTTCCAACAATGGCTTCATACGCTTGGCGTTGTGCCTGTTATCGCTGCGCTTCGTGAAAAAGCGCTGGCGATTCAAGCGGAGACGATGCAAAGCATTGAGCGGAAATTGCCGCATTTATCGGAACGTGACCGGAAAGTGTTGAACAAACATACAAAAAGCATCATTAATCAATTGCTGCGCGATCCGATTTTACGCGCGAAAGAGCTGGCGGCAGAGCCAAATGCCGAAGAAGCGTTGCAATTGTTTATGAAAATTTTCAATATCGAAGATGCCGTAAAAGCGCAAAAGCAAGCGAAAACAACGGATGGTCAACGCGTCGCTATGCCGTCTCTACAGTCATAA
- a CDS encoding cytochrome c biogenesis protein — protein MLEITMTRLYELSILLYVLSILLYFIDFLQRNRKANQVAFWLLSIVWMLQTFFFLFRIAQTGRFPILTMSEGLYFYAWLLITLSLVINRLLRVDFIVFFTNVLAFLILAIHTFAPNHHQSPAVAEKLISELLMIHITMALLAYAAFSLSFIFSVLYMLQYSLLKRKKWGERLWRMADLTKLDFMSYVLNLIGLPMLLLGLILGVIWAYIKLEHFHWYDVKVLGSFIVLVVYSIYFYKRVVQQVQGKTIALWNIGSFLFLLVNFLLFGSLSKFHFWYS, from the coding sequence ATGTTAGAGATAACCATGACCCGGTTATATGAGCTGTCTATTCTTTTGTACGTGTTGTCTATACTTCTATACTTTATTGATTTTCTCCAGCGTAACCGGAAGGCGAACCAAGTCGCTTTCTGGTTACTTTCTATTGTTTGGATGTTGCAAACGTTTTTTTTCTTGTTCCGTATTGCGCAGACGGGGCGTTTCCCAATTTTAACGATGTCGGAAGGTCTTTATTTTTACGCATGGTTGCTCATTACGTTGTCCCTTGTCATTAACCGGTTGCTTCGCGTTGATTTTATCGTCTTTTTTACGAACGTGCTAGCGTTTTTAATTTTAGCGATTCATACGTTCGCGCCGAACCATCATCAATCGCCGGCTGTCGCCGAAAAACTCATTTCCGAATTGTTGATGATTCATATTACAATGGCATTGTTAGCCTATGCGGCATTTTCGCTTTCGTTTATTTTTTCGGTGCTGTATATGCTTCAATACAGCTTGTTGAAACGGAAAAAATGGGGAGAGCGGTTATGGCGGATGGCTGATTTAACGAAGTTAGATTTTATGTCGTACGTTTTAAATTTAATCGGATTGCCTATGTTGTTATTAGGATTAATTCTTGGAGTGATCTGGGCATACATCAAATTGGAGCATTTTCACTGGTATGACGTAAAAGTGTTAGGCTCGTTTATTGTGCTTGTAGTGTATAGCATCTATTTTTATAAGCGCGTCGTCCAGCAAGTGCAAGGAAAAACGATTGCGCTATGGAATATTGGCTCGTTTTTATTTTTATTGGTAAACTTTCTCTTATTCGGTAGTTTATCGAAGTTTCATTTTTGGTATTCGTAG
- the hemC gene encoding hydroxymethylbilane synthase, which yields MRKVIVGSRRSKLALTQTNWVIERLRQLGAPFEFEVKEIVTKGDKIIDVTLSKVGGKGLFVKEIEHAMLNNEIDMAVHSMKDMPAVLPDGLIIGCVPPREDHRDVLISKNKETLADLPSGAVVGTSSLRRSAQILAKRPDLTIKWIRGNIDTRIAKLQTENYDAIVLAAAGLVRMGWASDVITEYLSTDVCLPAVGQGALAVECRESDEELREWLQKLNDIDTERSVYAERAFLRQLEGGCQVPIAGYAHVDNRNDIVLTALVASPDGKELYKETVSGSDPENVGTTAAKLLIKRGAKALIDRAKEEMNR from the coding sequence ATGAGAAAAGTAATCGTTGGCTCGCGGCGCAGCAAACTTGCGCTCACCCAGACGAACTGGGTCATTGAACGGCTTCGGCAATTGGGGGCGCCGTTTGAGTTTGAAGTAAAAGAAATTGTTACGAAAGGCGATAAAATTATTGATGTAACGCTGTCAAAAGTCGGCGGCAAAGGATTGTTCGTCAAAGAGATTGAGCATGCGATGCTAAACAACGAGATTGATATGGCCGTCCATAGCATGAAAGACATGCCCGCTGTGTTGCCTGATGGCCTGATCATCGGCTGCGTGCCGCCGCGTGAGGATCATCGTGATGTATTGATTAGCAAAAACAAAGAAACGCTTGCGGACCTTCCAAGCGGAGCGGTCGTTGGGACAAGCAGTTTGCGCCGTTCCGCGCAAATATTGGCGAAGCGGCCAGATTTAACGATCAAATGGATTCGCGGCAACATCGACACGAGGATTGCGAAGCTGCAAACCGAAAATTATGACGCCATTGTTCTTGCGGCGGCTGGATTGGTGCGCATGGGCTGGGCAAGCGATGTCATCACGGAATATTTATCGACAGACGTATGCCTTCCTGCCGTTGGACAAGGGGCGCTGGCGGTGGAATGCCGCGAAAGTGACGAAGAATTGCGGGAGTGGCTGCAAAAATTAAACGACATCGATACTGAGCGGTCTGTTTATGCGGAACGTGCATTTTTGCGGCAACTGGAAGGCGGCTGTCAAGTGCCGATTGCCGGCTATGCGCATGTCGATAATCGAAATGACATCGTATTAACCGCGCTTGTCGCCTCACCTGATGGAAAAGAGCTGTATAAAGAAACGGTAAGCGGATCAGATCCGGAAAACGTCGGAACGACCGCTGCGAAATTGTTAATAAAGCGTGGGGCGAAAGCGTTAATCGATCGCGCCAAAGAGGAGATGAATCGGTAA
- a CDS encoding uroporphyrinogen-III synthase: MASGPLSGKTVLVTREKEQAKAFSEKLREAGAIPIEVPLIAISPSSHREEIERCARQLSDYDWLIFTSANGVRFFFPFVKKKALLPKVAVVGKKTAAALKAHGVSPAVVPDEFVAEGVIEALKPLVKPHDRVLLVKGNLARTVLRDALIDMGADVTDLIVYKTSMNEAGKEQLLCLLREKKLDVITFTSSSTVQSFMRMVEGEDTASLLDGCAIACIGPITKEMAEKAGLSVHICPNEYTIDAMIKEMETYFAKCAGGKMNGNVTI; encoded by the coding sequence ATGGCAAGCGGTCCGTTGTCGGGAAAAACGGTGCTTGTGACACGGGAAAAAGAACAGGCAAAAGCGTTTTCCGAAAAGCTGCGTGAAGCCGGAGCGATCCCGATAGAAGTTCCGCTTATTGCGATTTCCCCTTCTTCCCATCGTGAAGAGATCGAGCGGTGCGCACGTCAGCTTTCTGATTATGATTGGCTCATTTTCACAAGCGCGAACGGCGTGCGTTTTTTCTTCCCGTTTGTCAAAAAGAAAGCGCTGCTTCCAAAAGTAGCGGTCGTCGGCAAAAAAACAGCGGCAGCGTTAAAAGCGCATGGCGTTTCTCCTGCCGTCGTCCCTGATGAATTTGTTGCCGAAGGCGTCATCGAGGCGCTAAAACCGCTTGTAAAGCCGCATGATCGCGTTCTTTTAGTCAAAGGAAATTTGGCAAGGACGGTATTGCGGGACGCACTAATCGACATGGGAGCAGACGTAACGGACCTTATTGTATATAAAACGTCGATGAACGAAGCGGGAAAAGAACAATTGCTATGTTTGCTCCGGGAAAAAAAACTCGATGTAATTACGTTTACAAGCTCTTCGACCGTACAAAGCTTTATGCGGATGGTGGAAGGAGAAGATACCGCTTCATTGCTTGACGGCTGCGCAATCGCCTGCATCGGACCGATTACGAAGGAGATGGCGGAAAAAGCGGGGCTTTCCGTGCATATTTGTCCAAACGAGTATACCATTGATGCTATGATTAAAGAGATGGAGACATATTTTGCAAAATGTGCTGGAGGGAAAATGAATGGAAACGTTACGATTTGA